The proteins below come from a single Papaver somniferum cultivar HN1 chromosome 11, ASM357369v1, whole genome shotgun sequence genomic window:
- the LOC113320408 gene encoding B3 domain-containing protein At3g11580-like, whose translation MMYHPTPKTPSSKYKGVVIPQPNERFGSQIYENHHRVWLEPYDTQQASSTTTTMNEATLNAQHIPYRDLNMINFEYDNHRDDEEDDTSTEVVDQQEEMERENDEREYMFEKPLTPSDVGKLNRLVIPKQYAEKYFPLSGDSGDKGLLLTFEDELGKFWRFRYSYWNSSQSYVLTKGWSRFVKEKHLGAGDIVSFERRRFDVQRLYIRWRRGGAMPVQDSGVGQTAISSSAPPSNSNANTTTGSWTRLYYSAHPYPSHHLHGPDYYQPDHCLHAGYAAETVVAEKPKAKQGNSKRLRLFGVNLDCQLDEPDVSPFSNPVPAQVVYSHGDGSNHKDYNYSTSLNQRGNSGRGSGSDL comes from the exons ATGATGTATCATCCAACACCAAAAACCCCATCCTCCAAATATAAAGGTGTAGTAATCCCTCAACCAAATGAACGTTTCGGTTCACAAATCTATGAAAACCACCACCGTGTTTGGCTAGAACCTTATGATACCCAACAagcctcctctaccaccaccaccatgaaCGAAGCTACCTTAAACGCTCAACATATCCCTTACAGAGATTTAAACATGATAAACTTTGAGTACGATAACCAtcgagatgatgaagaagacgaTACAAGCACAGAAGTCGTTGATCAACAAGAAGAGATGGAAAGAGAGAACGACGAAAGAGAATACATGTTCGAGAAACCATTAACACCCAGCGATGTTGGTAAGTTGAACCGACTCGTCATACCTAAACAATATGCTGAAAAATATTTTCCGCTGAGTGGTGATTCAGGAGATAAAGGGTTATTACTAACTTTCGAGGACGAGTTGGGTAAATTTTGGAGATTTCGTTACTCGTATTGGAATAGTAGTCAGAGTTATGTATTAACCAAAGGATGGAGTCGTTTCGTCAAGGAAAAACATCTCGGTGCCGGAGACATTGTTTCATTTGAACGCCGTCGGTTTGATGTACAGAGACTATACATTAGATGGAGACGTGGTGGTGCCATGCCTGTGCAGGATAGCGGAGTGGGTCAGACAGCGATATCTTCTAGTGCTCCTCCTAGTAATAGTAATGCAAATACTACTACAGGTTCGTGGACAAGGCTCTACTACTCTGCGCATCCTTATCCCTCGCACCATCTTCATGGGCCAGACTACTACCAACCTGATCACTGTCTCCATGCAG GTTATGCAGCAGAAACGGTAGTAGCTGAAAAGCCAAAGGCCAAGCAAGGTAACTCCAAGAGACTTCGATTGTTTGGGGTAAACCTAGATTGCCAACTAGATGAACCAGATGTCTCGCCTTTCTCGAACCCTGTTCCAGCACAAGTCGTATATTCACATGGTGATGGTTCAAACCACAAG GATTATAACTATTCAACAAGTCTGAATCAGAGAGGAAACTCTGGAAGAGGAAGTGGAAGTGACCTGTAG